A window from Candidatus Epulonipiscium sp. encodes these proteins:
- the tadA gene encoding Flp pilus assembly complex ATPase component TadA yields the protein MKRVEKRKLGDLLVEADMLTAEQLKEALREQAQTGKKIGEILVEKGWVTEQNIVEVLEFQLGIPHVDLTKYVIDPKVTAMINESLAKRHMLIPIQIENNRIVVAMSDPLNVFALDDIKITTKMEVMPVIASLPDVKQAIDRMYGASKTASIAAEFQKQMQDKIKKQATMDDSVEDEEDVLNSPAVKLVNSFIEQAIRRNASDIHIEPFEDYVRVRLRVDGQLQEILRTELSTLNAMVTRIKILGKMNIAEKRLPQDGRIGVTLENNQLDLRVNVLPTIYGEKVVIRLIYRTGMQLRKEQLGFCSDDLDRFVSLLKNPHGIILLTGPTGSGKSTTLATALRELNKPNVNIITVEDPVENMIDGVNQVHVNVKAGLTFASALRAILRQDPDIVMIGEMRDNETCNIAVRAAITGHLVLSTLHTNDAPSSITRMMDMGIEPFMVATAVQGIIAQRLVRRICKNCRTAVSLTEEEAEIMNVPKQTVVYKGNGCQVCNKTGYKGRMAIHEVMELNPELRELIAKGANAAELKEAAMRNGMHTLWDNAKRNVLEGKTTVEELLRVAYGQD from the coding sequence ATGAAAAGGGTAGAGAAGAGAAAATTGGGAGATTTGCTAGTTGAAGCAGATATGCTGACGGCAGAACAATTAAAAGAAGCATTAAGGGAACAGGCGCAGACCGGAAAAAAGATTGGAGAAATATTAGTAGAAAAGGGTTGGGTAACTGAACAAAACATAGTGGAAGTTCTAGAATTCCAATTGGGTATTCCACATGTGGATTTAACAAAGTATGTTATTGACCCTAAAGTTACTGCTATGATCAATGAGAGCCTGGCAAAAAGACATATGCTAATTCCTATTCAAATTGAAAACAACAGGATAGTAGTGGCGATGAGCGATCCTTTGAATGTTTTTGCCCTAGATGATATAAAAATCACCACTAAGATGGAAGTTATGCCCGTTATTGCTAGTCTTCCTGATGTCAAACAGGCGATAGATAGAATGTATGGGGCAAGCAAGACTGCCAGCATAGCAGCAGAATTCCAAAAACAAATGCAGGATAAAATCAAAAAACAGGCCACTATGGATGACAGTGTAGAAGACGAAGAAGATGTTTTAAATTCTCCTGCAGTAAAATTAGTTAATAGCTTTATTGAACAGGCAATAAGAAGAAATGCCAGCGATATACATATAGAACCCTTTGAGGATTATGTAAGAGTTAGATTAAGGGTGGACGGTCAATTACAAGAAATATTAAGAACCGAGTTATCTACTTTAAATGCAATGGTTACTAGGATAAAGATTCTAGGGAAAATGAATATTGCTGAAAAAAGACTTCCCCAAGATGGACGGATAGGGGTTACCCTCGAAAATAACCAATTAGACCTAAGGGTAAACGTTCTTCCAACTATTTACGGCGAAAAGGTTGTTATACGTTTGATTTATAGAACAGGAATGCAGCTTAGAAAAGAGCAACTAGGATTTTGTTCAGATGACCTAGACCGATTTGTGAGTTTGCTTAAAAATCCCCATGGTATTATATTGCTTACAGGTCCTACCGGTAGTGGTAAGTCTACAACCCTAGCAACAGCCCTAAGGGAGTTAAATAAGCCCAATGTAAATATCATTACGGTAGAGGATCCGGTAGAGAATATGATTGATGGGGTCAATCAGGTTCATGTAAATGTAAAGGCAGGATTAACTTTTGCCAGTGCCCTAAGGGCAATCCTTCGTCAAGACCCCGATATCGTTATGATAGGGGAAATGAGGGATAACGAAACCTGTAATATAGCAGTTAGGGCAGCTATTACAGGGCATTTAGTTCTTAGTACCTTGCATACCAACGACGCCCCAAGCTCTATAACCCGTATGATGGATATGGGCATAGAACCCTTTATGGTAGCCACTGCTGTACAGGGTATTATAGCGCAGAGGCTAGTTAGGCGCATATGTAAAAATTGCAGAACGGCAGTTTCCCTTACAGAAGAAGAAGCTGAGATTATGAATGTGCCCAAACAAACAGTAGTATATAAGGGCAATGGATGCCAGGTCTGTAATAAGACAGGGTATAAAGGTAGGATGGCTATTCATGAGGTCATGGAACTTAATCCGGAACTTAGGGAACTTATTGCAAAAGGAGCAAATGCTGCAGAACTAAAAGAGGCCGCTATGAGGAATGGGATGCATACCCTTTGGGATAATGCCAAAAGAAATGTACTAGAAGGAAAAACCACTGTTGAGGAACTTCTAAGAGTTGCTTACGGTCAAGATTAG
- the sigK gene encoding RNA polymerase sporulation sigma factor SigK produces MQFVFSFSYFTGSSSFPQPLTQEEEKYYLEQYKEGDCIAKNVLIERNLRLVAHIVKKYTNINKDMDDLISIGTIGLIKAISSYDIDKGTRLATYAARCIENEILMSIRSSKKQRNEISLQAPIGIDKEGNEIALIDILYNDTESVLDQVDFKIKLKKLYEKMTTVLKRREKDVIKMRYGLENGNEKTQREIADILGISRSYVSRIEKKSNKKVK; encoded by the coding sequence TTGCAATTTGTATTTTCTTTTTCATATTTTACAGGTAGTTCATCCTTTCCACAGCCTCTTACCCAAGAGGAGGAAAAATATTATCTTGAACAGTACAAGGAAGGAGATTGTATTGCAAAGAATGTTTTAATTGAAAGGAACTTACGATTAGTTGCTCATATTGTAAAGAAATACACCAATATCAATAAGGATATGGATGATCTAATTTCAATCGGAACCATAGGGCTGATTAAGGCAATATCTTCCTATGACATTGACAAAGGAACCCGGCTGGCAACCTATGCCGCAAGATGCATTGAAAATGAAATTTTAATGAGCATCCGTTCAAGTAAAAAACAAAGAAATGAAATATCCCTACAAGCCCCCATAGGTATAGATAAGGAAGGAAATGAAATAGCATTAATAGATATTTTATACAATGATACAGAATCCGTATTGGATCAGGTGGATTTTAAGATAAAATTAAAAAAGTTATATGAAAAAATGACAACCGTATTAAAAAGAAGGGAAAAAGATGTTATTAAGATGAGATATGGATTAGAAAATGGTAATGAAAAAACCCAAAGAGAAATTGCAGACATACTGGGAATATCCCGTTCCTATGTATCTAGGATAGAAAAAAAAAGCAATAAAAAAGTTAAGTGA
- a CDS encoding O-methyltransferase: MSEINYDYINEFIREIIPKDLGILGKIEREAKETNLPIVQKEVAQLISFLLSVKKPENILEIGTAVGYSSILMSNYLKPQGKITTIERYDIMQRAARENIKMAGLEETINLIEGDAQEVLPTLKATFDVIFMDAAKGQYNIFLPHCIRLLKDDGIIIADNVLHKGNIAKSRYDIPRRQRTIHKRMRNFLWEIMHNNDLNSCVLPMGDGVALCYKKTRKEEIHV; this comes from the coding sequence ATGAGTGAAATAAATTACGATTATATTAATGAATTTATTAGAGAAATAATTCCTAAGGACTTAGGAATATTGGGAAAAATAGAAAGAGAAGCTAAGGAAACTAATTTACCTATAGTTCAAAAAGAAGTTGCACAATTGATTTCATTTTTATTATCTGTTAAGAAACCCGAAAACATATTAGAGATAGGGACGGCTGTGGGATATTCATCAATTTTAATGAGTAATTATTTAAAACCTCAGGGAAAAATAACTACTATAGAAAGATATGATATTATGCAAAGGGCTGCTAGGGAGAACATAAAAATGGCAGGTCTTGAAGAAACAATTAATCTTATTGAAGGGGATGCCCAGGAAGTTTTACCTACACTTAAAGCTACCTTTGATGTGATATTTATGGATGCTGCCAAGGGCCAATATAACATATTTCTTCCCCATTGCATAAGACTATTAAAAGATGATGGAATAATCATTGCGGATAATGTATTACATAAAGGAAACATAGCTAAGTCTAGATATGATATTCCAAGGAGACAAAGAACAATACACAAAAGAATGCGCAATTTTTTATGGGAAATAATGCATAATAATGATTTGAATTCCTGTGTACTTCCTATGGGAGATGGAGTAGCATTATGCTATAAGAAAACTAGAAAGGAAGAAATCCATGTTTGA
- a CDS encoding U32 family peptidase, which produces MQKKPELLAPAGNLDILKTAISYGADAVYIGGNQYGLRAKAKNFSMEKMAEGIKYAHKNNVNVYVTANIIAHNQDLSGLEDYFKELEAMGVDALIVADPGIFSIAKQTIPNMPIHISTQANNTNYQSVLFWHKQGVERVVVARELSLKEIAEIRSHAPLTLSIEAFVHGAMCISYSGRCLLSNYMADRDANKGDCAQSCRWRYHLVEETRPEEYMPVEENERGTYIYNSKDLCMIDHIPDLIKAGIDSFKIEGRMKTAFYVGSVVKIYREAMDDYFKDPNLYTSKRAYYLEEVSKFSHRDYTKGFYFSRPLGTEQIYTHNTYLRGYSFAGTVTDYDEDSKLVTIEQRTKFSVGEEIEFIPFKGSSFKQKIETLLDEEGNEIQSAPHPKQIVRLKVSQPVEKNILIRKEDSEKEI; this is translated from the coding sequence ATACAAAAAAAACCTGAACTTCTTGCTCCGGCAGGAAATTTAGATATACTTAAAACAGCTATTTCCTATGGTGCCGATGCAGTTTATATAGGAGGCAACCAGTATGGCCTAAGGGCAAAGGCTAAAAACTTTTCAATGGAAAAAATGGCAGAAGGTATTAAGTATGCCCATAAAAACAATGTAAATGTATATGTAACAGCTAATATTATTGCACATAACCAGGACTTATCAGGTCTTGAAGATTATTTTAAGGAATTAGAGGCTATGGGGGTGGATGCTCTTATAGTTGCGGATCCTGGAATTTTTAGCATAGCAAAACAAACAATTCCTAATATGCCAATCCATATAAGCACCCAAGCTAATAATACAAACTATCAATCTGTATTGTTTTGGCATAAACAAGGAGTTGAAAGGGTAGTTGTGGCAAGGGAATTATCCCTAAAGGAAATAGCAGAAATAAGAAGTCATGCGCCTTTGACCCTAAGTATCGAAGCTTTTGTCCATGGGGCAATGTGTATATCTTATTCGGGAAGATGTCTTCTTAGTAACTATATGGCCGATAGGGATGCAAACAAAGGGGATTGTGCCCAATCCTGTCGTTGGAGATATCATTTGGTAGAAGAAACAAGGCCAGAAGAGTATATGCCCGTAGAAGAAAATGAAAGAGGAACCTATATATATAATTCTAAGGATTTATGTATGATTGACCATATTCCTGACTTAATAAAGGCAGGTATTGACAGTTTTAAAATAGAAGGAAGAATGAAAACTGCATTTTATGTGGGTTCAGTCGTGAAAATTTATAGGGAAGCAATGGATGATTATTTTAAGGACCCCAATTTATATACATCAAAAAGGGCCTATTATTTAGAAGAAGTATCAAAGTTCAGCCATAGGGATTACACCAAGGGGTTTTACTTTAGTAGGCCACTGGGCACTGAACAAATATATACCCATAATACTTACCTCAGGGGATATAGCTTTGCAGGGACAGTTACAGATTATGATGAAGACTCAAAACTTGTTACGATAGAGCAAAGAACAAAATTTTCGGTAGGAGAAGAAATTGAGTTTATCCCCTTTAAGGGTTCCTCTTTTAAACAAAAAATAGAAACCCTGTTAGATGAGGAGGGAAATGAAATACAATCAGCACCCCATCCAAAGCAAATAGTTAGATTAAAAGTATCACAACCAGTTGAAAAGAATATATTAATAAGAAAAGAAGATTCCGAAAAAGAAATATAA
- a CDS encoding type IV pilus twitching motility protein PilT: protein MDIDKLLTFGSQSNASDIHITVGVPPIFRINGKLVPIDMPKLSPTDTEEVVMQLLKNSKRKEIFHREGELDFSYAVPKIGRFRVNVYRQRGTCAAALRTVAIDIPSLEELKMPAVIGDLSKHARGLVLVTGPTGSGKSTTLAAMIDKINNERACHILTLEDPIEYLHKHKQSIVNQREIGPDTKSYSAALRSALREDPDVILVGEMRDLETIAIAITAAETGHLVLSTLHTIGAAQTVDRVIDVFPTEQQEQIRIQLANVLRGVISQQLLKTRDGKGRIAATEIMVTTPAISNLIREGKSHQIHSMIQTGNIHGMHSMDMDLANLYKQGKIERQDALTCAQDQETIRRLLGIG, encoded by the coding sequence ATGGATATTGACAAATTACTTACATTTGGCTCTCAGTCTAATGCGTCGGATATACATATTACGGTTGGAGTACCGCCGATTTTTCGTATCAATGGTAAATTGGTTCCTATTGATATGCCAAAGCTTTCCCCGACTGATACCGAAGAAGTAGTAATGCAGCTTCTAAAAAACTCAAAAAGAAAAGAGATTTTCCATAGAGAAGGAGAACTGGACTTTTCTTACGCCGTACCTAAAATTGGGCGTTTTAGGGTAAATGTCTATAGACAAAGAGGTACCTGTGCAGCTGCCTTAAGAACTGTAGCCATTGATATCCCTAGTCTAGAAGAATTGAAAATGCCTGCAGTTATTGGGGATTTATCAAAGCATGCCAGGGGACTTGTATTAGTGACGGGACCTACAGGAAGCGGGAAGTCTACAACCCTAGCTGCAATGATTGATAAGATAAACAATGAAAGGGCATGCCATATACTTACCCTAGAAGATCCTATAGAGTATCTTCATAAGCATAAACAAAGCATTGTGAATCAAAGAGAAATAGGACCGGATACGAAGTCTTACAGTGCAGCTCTTAGGTCTGCACTTCGGGAAGACCCCGACGTTATTCTAGTTGGGGAAATGAGGGATTTGGAAACCATAGCCATTGCCATTACGGCTGCAGAAACCGGCCACCTTGTTTTGTCCACCCTTCATACCATAGGGGCTGCCCAAACTGTAGATAGAGTCATTGACGTATTCCCGACGGAACAGCAAGAGCAAATTAGAATTCAATTGGCGAATGTATTAAGAGGGGTTATATCCCAGCAGCTTCTTAAAACCAGGGATGGGAAGGGAAGGATTGCCGCTACGGAAATCATGGTAACTACTCCTGCAATTTCTAATTTAATCCGAGAAGGAAAAAGCCATCAGATACATTCTATGATTCAAACAGGTAATATCCATGGAATGCATTCCATGGATATGGATTTGGCAAATCTATATAAGCAAGGAAAAATTGAAAGACAGGATGCCTTAACCTGTGCTCAAGACCAGGAAACTATTCGAAGACTTTTAGGAATAGGATAA
- the mltG gene encoding endolytic transglycosylase MltG yields KGSSTMDIAKVLKEKELITNELIFRFKSKYFKYDGKFKEGKFALSTNMSEEEIMEILTSVGVKAEGIKFTIPEGYTIEKIAQTLEEKEIAKKDDFMKAIKETKYDYEFLSQIPERSNFLEGYLFPDTYEIRKDSEPSEIISKMLNRFDEIVKPEYYNRAEELGYTMDEVIIIASIIEQEAKRDEERPKIAGVIYNRLNIDMNLQMCSTVMYALGKRKDRLLYKDLEIESPYNTYLYDGIPVGPICNPGEASIKAALYPEKHDYYYFVLMDEETGEHVFTETGDEHNAAKQKYNQKF; encoded by the coding sequence AAAAGGCTCTTCTACAATGGATATTGCAAAAGTCCTAAAAGAAAAAGAGTTGATTACAAATGAACTCATTTTTAGGTTCAAGAGTAAATACTTTAAATATGATGGGAAATTTAAGGAAGGTAAGTTTGCTTTGTCTACAAATATGTCTGAGGAAGAAATTATGGAAATTTTGACTTCTGTAGGTGTCAAGGCAGAAGGAATAAAATTTACAATCCCCGAAGGATACACCATAGAAAAGATAGCCCAGACTCTAGAAGAAAAAGAGATAGCAAAGAAAGATGATTTTATGAAGGCTATTAAGGAGACAAAATACGATTATGAATTTTTATCACAAATCCCAGAGAGAAGTAATTTTCTTGAAGGTTATTTGTTTCCAGATACCTATGAAATTAGAAAAGATAGTGAGCCTTCTGAGATCATAAGCAAAATGCTTAACAGGTTTGACGAAATTGTGAAACCAGAGTATTATAATAGAGCAGAAGAACTAGGATATACTATGGATGAGGTCATTATCATTGCTTCCATAATAGAACAAGAAGCAAAAAGGGATGAAGAACGCCCTAAAATAGCTGGTGTAATATACAACCGTCTAAACATAGATATGAATTTGCAGATGTGTTCTACAGTGATGTATGCTTTAGGAAAACGAAAAGATCGTCTTCTTTACAAAGACTTGGAAATAGAATCGCCATACAATACCTATTTATATGATGGTATTCCTGTAGGCCCCATATGTAATCCAGGGGAGGCATCCATTAAAGCTGCCCTCTATCCAGAAAAACATGATTATTACTATTTTGTATTAATGGATGAGGAGACGGGGGAGCATGTGTTTACAGAAACTGGGGATGAACATAATGCGGCTAAACAAAAGTATAACCAAAAATTCTAG